In Halorussus limi, a genomic segment contains:
- a CDS encoding CBS pair associated ParBc domain-containing protein has translation MDVAAADGGTTDGKPKVKDYMTRDVATVSPDATVEEVARRIAESDKHNGYPVCDGRRVEGFVSARDLLLADDGEPIFKVMSQDLIVAHPDMDVNDAARVILRSGIQKLPVVDDAGNLVGIISNTDVIRSQIERATPEKVGKLMRTLESIHDTEVEQTRREVPLDELTPTQGKVYADELEGRTYELERGLAEPLVVIDCAPNSPEGDFLLADGHHRVMAADKIDIDEMDAYVILVDEDVELGMQKTAEKEGLDGLDDVKVVDYARHPLVETTKRLQ, from the coding sequence ATGGACGTGGCGGCAGCGGACGGCGGCACGACCGACGGCAAGCCGAAAGTCAAAGACTACATGACCCGCGACGTCGCGACGGTGTCGCCCGACGCCACCGTCGAGGAAGTGGCCCGTCGCATCGCCGAGAGCGACAAACACAACGGCTACCCGGTCTGCGACGGCCGACGGGTCGAGGGGTTCGTCAGCGCCCGCGACCTGTTGCTGGCCGACGACGGGGAGCCGATATTCAAGGTGATGAGCCAAGACCTCATCGTCGCCCACCCCGACATGGACGTGAACGACGCCGCCCGCGTCATCCTCCGGTCGGGCATCCAGAAGTTACCCGTGGTGGACGACGCGGGCAACCTCGTGGGCATCATCTCGAACACCGACGTGATTCGGTCCCAAATCGAGCGCGCGACCCCCGAGAAGGTCGGGAAACTCATGCGGACTCTCGAATCCATCCACGACACCGAAGTCGAGCAGACCCGCCGAGAGGTCCCGCTGGACGAACTCACCCCGACGCAGGGGAAGGTCTACGCCGACGAGCTAGAGGGCCGGACCTACGAACTCGAACGCGGACTGGCCGAACCCCTCGTCGTCATCGACTGCGCGCCGAACAGTCCCGAGGGCGACTTCCTGCTGGCCGACGGTCACCATCGGGTGATGGCCGCCGACAAGATAGACATCGACGAGATGGACGCCTACGTCATCCTCGTGGACGAGGACGTGGAACTCGGGATGCAGAAGACCGCCGAGAAGGAGGGGCTGGACGGGTTGGACGACGTGAAGGTCGTGGACTACGCCCGCCATCCCCTCGTGGAGACCACGAAGCGACTGCAGTAG
- a CDS encoding ABC transporter ATP-binding protein: MALLETDGLTKSFGGLVAVDDVSLEIEEGESISVIGPNGAGKSTLINLVTRMLDASGGDISFKGDSILRDEPHEVVQKGVSRSFQTASIFPELSVEENAQIAALAAEHGSFRFNFLRHRNNYGEVDRLARRTLDAVGLLGQRERPAEDLPYGDKRRLELGIALASEPDLLLMDEPTAGMSPEETAATVELIEEVKEELDLTILLVEHDMEVVFNVSDRIVVLNRGSVIAEGTPEEVQGDPDVQEAYLGGVEA, from the coding sequence ATGGCGCTGTTAGAGACCGACGGTCTCACCAAGTCGTTCGGCGGTCTGGTGGCGGTCGACGACGTGAGCCTCGAAATCGAGGAGGGCGAGTCCATCTCGGTCATCGGCCCGAACGGCGCGGGCAAGTCCACGCTCATCAACCTCGTCACGCGCATGCTCGACGCCAGCGGAGGCGACATCTCGTTCAAGGGCGACTCGATTCTCCGCGACGAACCCCACGAGGTGGTCCAGAAGGGCGTGAGTCGGTCGTTCCAGACCGCTTCCATCTTCCCGGAGCTATCGGTCGAGGAGAACGCCCAAATCGCGGCGCTGGCCGCCGAACACGGCTCGTTCCGGTTCAACTTCCTCCGCCACCGGAACAACTACGGCGAGGTCGATAGGCTGGCCCGCCGGACCCTCGACGCGGTGGGACTGCTCGGTCAGCGCGAGCGTCCGGCCGAGGACCTGCCGTACGGCGACAAGCGCAGGTTGGAACTGGGCATCGCGCTGGCGAGCGAACCCGACCTCCTGCTGATGGACGAACCGACCGCCGGGATGTCGCCCGAGGAGACGGCCGCGACGGTCGAACTCATCGAAGAAGTCAAGGAGGAACTCGACCTGACCATCCTGCTAGTCGAACACGACATGGAGGTCGTGTTCAACGTCTCGGATCGCATCGTGGTGCTGAACCGCGGGAGCGTCATCGCGGAGGGAACGCCCGAAGAGGTCCAAGGCGACCCGGACGTGCAGGAGGCGTACCTCGGAGGTGTCGAGGCGTGA
- a CDS encoding branched-chain amino acid ABC transporter permease — MSVLAEVVTVLLNGLQQGAIYVLVAIGLSIILGTLKFVNFAHGALYLIGTYAGLLITLEINVTDGKLADWGYATIGLGWGFLAALIIVPIIVFGVGLLMERFVARPFYDRPDTDQILLTFGLAIVIQEVFKILFGGQSYNFARPGWASGQVGLPIIGTFPEWRLYIIGITAAVVVLVYGLIEYTDFGLVVRAGTRDAEMVELLGIKLSRPYLMVFGVGAALAGVAGVVGGPLYAVNPNIGTEVLVPSFLVVVIGGVGSIAGAVLGGILIGETLAVLVAVAPQWSQVGIYVLAAVVLLARPQGLLGSEEVAP, encoded by the coding sequence GTGAGCGTCCTCGCTGAGGTGGTGACGGTCCTGTTGAACGGACTGCAGCAGGGCGCGATATACGTACTGGTCGCCATCGGTCTCTCCATCATCCTCGGGACGCTGAAGTTCGTCAACTTCGCGCACGGCGCGCTCTACCTGATAGGGACGTACGCCGGTCTCCTGATAACGCTCGAGATAAACGTGACCGACGGGAAACTCGCCGACTGGGGGTACGCGACCATCGGTCTGGGATGGGGCTTTCTGGCCGCGCTGATCATCGTCCCGATTATCGTGTTCGGGGTCGGCCTGCTGATGGAGCGGTTCGTCGCGAGACCCTTCTACGACCGGCCCGACACCGACCAGATTCTGCTGACCTTCGGTCTCGCCATCGTGATCCAAGAGGTGTTCAAAATCCTGTTCGGCGGCCAGAGCTACAACTTCGCGCGCCCGGGGTGGGCCAGCGGACAGGTCGGACTCCCGATAATCGGGACGTTCCCCGAGTGGCGACTCTACATCATCGGCATCACGGCCGCCGTCGTGGTGCTGGTGTACGGACTCATCGAGTACACCGACTTCGGACTGGTCGTGCGCGCGGGTACCCGAGACGCCGAGATGGTCGAACTGCTCGGCATCAAACTCTCGCGGCCCTACCTGATGGTGTTCGGCGTCGGCGCGGCGCTGGCGGGCGTGGCGGGCGTCGTCGGCGGCCCGCTGTACGCGGTCAACCCCAACATCGGGACCGAGGTGCTGGTCCCCTCGTTCCTCGTCGTGGTCATCGGCGGGGTCGGGTCCATCGCGGGCGCGGTCCTCGGGGGCATCCTCATCGGCGAGACGCTGGCCGTCTTGGTCGCCGTCGCGCCCCAGTGGTCGCAGGTCGGCATCTACGTGCTGGCCGCAGTCGTCCTGCTCGCACGGCCGCAGGGACTGCTCGGATCCGAGGAGGTGGCGCCGTGA
- a CDS encoding substrate-binding protein translates to MARREKSDVSRRDVVKMAGASGIAGLAGVTGSASAQEYPPIGNFPIQGEAATFGFTVPQSGPYSSEGQDELRAYKLAVEHLNSGGGWVDSWDGLSGNGVLDKEIDFVSGDTATDADQARQTARRMIQRDQAIMLSGGSSSAVAIAIQELCQREKVQYQCCLTHSNETTGKNCVRYSFREMFNAYMTAQALVPPVTKEYGNDQQFYQLYADYTWGKTVESSVQKFFSEAGWSQINSVATPLGTKDFSSYLSQVPRQETDVLFLDHYGLDGANSLSQAISMGLDNDMEIIVPLYNRPMAQAAAGAIEGVFGTVAWDSQIDNKPSNDFTQAFQDKYARIPSGPAQLAYAQTLQYAAAVERAGTFYPPEVIKQLEGYEYDNFGMGPELMRKCDHQALRAVPVVKGLPEDQQQQGQYFEIVNLTPRDQIGYACDEGPAARCDLGSYE, encoded by the coding sequence ATGGCACGGAGAGAAAAATCGGACGTGTCGCGCCGAGACGTCGTGAAGATGGCCGGAGCGTCGGGCATCGCCGGATTGGCGGGGGTCACCGGGAGCGCGAGTGCACAGGAGTATCCGCCCATCGGGAACTTCCCGATTCAAGGAGAGGCAGCGACGTTCGGGTTCACGGTACCGCAGTCGGGGCCGTACTCCTCGGAGGGGCAGGACGAGCTCCGGGCGTACAAGCTCGCGGTCGAACACCTCAACAGCGGGGGCGGTTGGGTTGACAGCTGGGACGGCCTGTCGGGCAACGGCGTCCTCGACAAGGAGATAGACTTCGTGTCGGGCGACACGGCGACTGACGCCGACCAGGCCCGCCAAACGGCTCGGCGGATGATTCAACGCGATCAGGCCATCATGCTGTCCGGCGGCTCGTCGAGCGCGGTCGCCATCGCGATTCAGGAACTGTGCCAACGTGAGAAGGTCCAGTATCAGTGTTGTCTCACACACTCGAACGAGACTACGGGCAAGAACTGCGTCCGGTACTCGTTCCGGGAGATGTTCAACGCCTATATGACCGCGCAGGCGCTGGTACCGCCAGTCACGAAGGAGTACGGCAACGATCAGCAGTTCTACCAACTGTACGCTGACTACACGTGGGGCAAGACCGTCGAGTCGTCGGTCCAGAAGTTCTTCAGCGAAGCCGGCTGGAGCCAGATCAACAGCGTGGCGACGCCACTAGGAACCAAGGACTTCTCGTCGTACCTCTCGCAGGTACCCCGACAGGAGACCGACGTACTGTTCCTCGACCACTACGGTCTCGACGGCGCGAACTCGCTGAGTCAGGCCATCTCCATGGGTCTGGACAACGACATGGAAATCATCGTGCCGCTGTACAACCGTCCGATGGCGCAGGCCGCGGCCGGAGCCATCGAGGGCGTCTTCGGCACCGTCGCTTGGGACTCCCAGATCGACAACAAGCCGTCGAACGACTTCACGCAGGCATTCCAAGACAAGTACGCGCGCATCCCGTCCGGACCGGCCCAACTGGCCTACGCTCAGACGCTTCAGTACGCGGCCGCGGTCGAGCGTGCGGGCACCTTCTATCCGCCGGAGGTCATCAAACAACTGGAAGGTTACGAGTACGACAACTTCGGAATGGGTCCGGAACTGATGCGCAAGTGCGACCATCAGGCCCTGCGCGCGGTGCCCGTCGTGAAGGGGCTACCCGAGGACCAACAACAGCAGGGTCAGTACTTCGAGATCGTTAACCTCACCCCCCGGGACCAGATCGGCTACGCCTGCGACGAGGGCCCGGCCGCCCGTTGCGACCTCGGATCGTACGAGTAG
- a CDS encoding branched-chain amino acid ABC transporter permease gives MSDEPTETPEATDETGSAVERTQRELPSWERIRRSELFVVATTTVAVAVFPWLFARAPVVSGVLQGYQDLATLILIWGIFAMGFNLLLGYTGLLSFGHAAFWGGAAYAAGVFSAQVSSSPILIILAGTSFAALSAWILGFVSLRRGGIYFAILTLAFGQMAYYMALAPLSGITGGENGFTGVELGKLFGVFDLRYPVPALDWLVGTWKYVLVGAVAVLCVAAANRILHSPYGMVFRAIRENDQRAEFVGLNVWRYKLMAFIISGTFAGVAGSLFTIYSAYVPVSSFYWTTSGEVVIMAVLGGVGSLFGPILGAGVYLYVENIVSGVQQLTLPFTGPGEWVTLVQEPVVVLDGFGAYWHLILGLVFVAVVVLFPRGIWGLLEDVGSAVRRLGGGR, from the coding sequence GTGAGCGACGAACCCACCGAGACCCCCGAGGCGACCGACGAGACCGGAAGCGCCGTCGAGCGAACCCAGCGCGAACTGCCGTCGTGGGAGCGCATCCGCCGGAGCGAACTGTTCGTGGTGGCGACGACCACCGTCGCCGTCGCGGTGTTCCCGTGGCTGTTCGCCCGTGCGCCGGTCGTCAGCGGCGTCCTTCAGGGGTACCAGGATTTGGCCACGCTCATCCTCATCTGGGGCATCTTCGCCATGGGGTTCAACCTCCTGCTGGGCTACACCGGCCTGCTGTCGTTCGGCCACGCCGCCTTCTGGGGCGGCGCGGCCTACGCCGCGGGCGTGTTCAGCGCGCAGGTGTCGTCGAGTCCGATTCTCATCATCCTCGCGGGCACGTCGTTCGCGGCGCTGTCGGCGTGGATTCTGGGGTTCGTCTCGCTCCGGCGCGGCGGCATCTACTTCGCCATCCTGACGCTGGCGTTCGGCCAGATGGCCTACTACATGGCGCTGGCGCCGCTGTCGGGAATCACCGGCGGCGAGAACGGCTTCACCGGGGTCGAACTCGGCAAACTGTTCGGCGTCTTCGACCTCCGGTACCCGGTGCCGGCGCTCGACTGGCTAGTCGGCACGTGGAAGTACGTGCTGGTCGGCGCCGTCGCGGTGCTGTGCGTCGCGGCCGCCAACCGCATCCTCCACTCGCCGTACGGGATGGTGTTCCGCGCGATTCGGGAGAACGACCAGCGCGCGGAGTTCGTCGGACTCAACGTCTGGCGCTACAAACTGATGGCGTTCATCATCTCGGGCACCTTCGCGGGCGTCGCGGGAAGCCTGTTCACCATCTACAGCGCCTACGTCCCGGTGTCGTCGTTCTACTGGACGACCAGCGGCGAGGTGGTCATCATGGCGGTGCTGGGCGGCGTCGGGTCGCTGTTCGGACCCATCCTCGGCGCGGGGGTCTACCTCTACGTCGAGAACATCGTCAGCGGCGTCCAGCAGTTGACCCTGCCGTTCACCGGGCCGGGCGAGTGGGTGACGCTCGTACAGGAACCGGTCGTCGTCCTCGACGGGTTCGGTGCCTACTGGCACCTCATCTTGGGACTCGTCTTCGTCGCCGTCGTCGTCCTGTTCCCGCGGGGAATCTGGGGACTGTTGGAAGACGTGGGCAGCGCGGTCCGGCGACTCGGAGGTGGTCGGTGA
- a CDS encoding long-chain-fatty-acid--CoA ligase yields the protein MHKPLLVTDFLDRAREYYGDEEAVVATTGERFTYEQLGERADRLSAALAERGVEKGDRVAVLDPNTHYHLESAYGIMQLGAVHTPLNYRLTADDFEYVLNDAGVDAVIADYEYAEKIEAIRDDAPTETFVTNDAGEVEGDWEDFEEVIRSADPDDYRRPEMDEDDVITINYTSGTTGDPKGVMRTHRTETLHAYLITVHQEIRDDDVYLWTLPMFHVNGWGHIYAVTGTGATHVCTRGVNAAEIFDVVVEEDVSYMCAAPTVLNRLIDYHEQHGVETAGENSVRIATAGSAPPEATIRTVEDEFGWYLKHVYGATETGPLVTTSDARRLLPEGEERFALKKRQGIPYLGTEVAVVDEDGDDVPRDDATLGEIVVRGNQVMEGYWEKPEATEEAFSRRREGWYHTGDLAVVDENGMVSIQDRKKDIIISGGENISSIELEDTLFDHEAVADVAVIPAPSDEWGETPKAFVVPASGDPDDPGVTGDELRAFAEDRLASYKAVRRVEFVETLPTTATGKVQKYELREREWDEEDRMVGEG from the coding sequence ATGCACAAGCCGTTGCTCGTGACGGACTTCCTCGACAGGGCGCGGGAGTACTACGGCGACGAGGAGGCGGTCGTCGCCACCACCGGCGAGCGATTCACCTACGAGCAGTTGGGCGAACGCGCCGACCGACTCTCGGCCGCGCTCGCCGAACGGGGCGTCGAGAAGGGCGACCGCGTGGCCGTGCTGGACCCCAACACCCACTACCACCTCGAATCCGCCTACGGAATCATGCAGTTGGGCGCGGTCCACACGCCGCTGAACTACCGCCTGACCGCCGACGACTTCGAGTACGTGCTGAACGACGCGGGCGTGGACGCCGTAATCGCCGACTACGAGTACGCCGAGAAAATCGAGGCGATTCGCGACGACGCGCCGACCGAGACGTTCGTCACGAACGACGCCGGCGAAGTCGAGGGCGACTGGGAGGACTTCGAGGAGGTGATTCGAAGCGCAGACCCCGACGACTACCGCCGACCGGAGATGGACGAGGACGACGTCATCACCATCAACTACACCTCCGGGACCACGGGCGACCCGAAGGGCGTGATGCGGACCCACCGGACCGAGACGCTCCACGCCTACCTCATCACGGTCCACCAAGAGATTCGAGACGACGACGTGTACCTCTGGACCCTGCCGATGTTCCACGTCAACGGGTGGGGCCACATCTACGCCGTCACGGGGACGGGCGCGACCCACGTCTGCACGCGCGGCGTGAACGCGGCCGAAATCTTCGACGTGGTCGTCGAGGAGGACGTGTCGTACATGTGCGCCGCGCCGACCGTCCTGAACCGCCTCATCGACTACCACGAACAACACGGGGTGGAGACGGCGGGCGAGAACTCGGTCCGCATCGCCACCGCGGGGTCGGCCCCGCCGGAGGCGACCATCCGGACCGTCGAGGACGAGTTCGGATGGTATCTCAAGCACGTCTACGGCGCGACCGAGACCGGGCCGCTCGTGACCACCTCCGACGCGCGCAGACTCCTGCCCGAGGGCGAGGAGCGTTTCGCGCTGAAGAAGCGCCAAGGAATCCCCTACCTCGGGACAGAGGTCGCGGTCGTGGACGAGGACGGCGACGACGTGCCCCGCGACGACGCGACCCTCGGGGAAATCGTGGTCCGGGGCAATCAGGTCATGGAGGGGTACTGGGAGAAACCGGAGGCGACCGAGGAGGCGTTCTCGCGCCGGCGCGAGGGCTGGTACCACACCGGCGATTTGGCGGTCGTGGACGAGAACGGGATGGTTTCGATTCAGGACCGCAAGAAGGACATCATCATCTCGGGCGGCGAGAACATCTCCAGCATCGAACTCGAAGACACCCTCTTCGACCACGAGGCGGTGGCCGACGTGGCCGTGATTCCCGCGCCGAGCGACGAGTGGGGCGAGACCCCGAAGGCGTTCGTCGTCCCGGCCTCCGGCGACCCCGACGACCCCGGCGTCACGGGGGACGAACTCCGGGCGTTCGCCGAGGACCGGTTGGCCTCCTACAAGGCGGTCCGGCGCGTCGAGTTCGTCGAGACGCTGCCGACGACGGCGACCGGGAAGGTCCAGAAGTACGAACTCCGCGAACGCGAGTGGGACGAGGAAGACCGGATGGTCGGCGAGGGGTGA
- a CDS encoding class I SAM-dependent methyltransferase — MEDAEAERREVRATYDYIADHFAKTREYAWPEVESFAADAPEAAVALDLGCGNGRHAELLAERADRVVAADASRGLLETARERAAERGFDADLVQADAARLPLGDATVELAVYVATLHHLPSRDARVGSLDELARVLAPEGRALVSAWSTAHDRFDESEGFDTTVDWTLPGGETVERFYHIYSPAEFRDDVAASGLELAEFEISSGNCYGVVRPAGE; from the coding sequence ATGGAAGACGCGGAGGCGGAACGCCGCGAGGTCCGCGCGACGTACGACTACATCGCCGACCACTTCGCGAAGACCCGCGAGTACGCGTGGCCCGAAGTCGAGTCGTTCGCGGCGGACGCCCCGGAGGCCGCTGTCGCCCTCGACCTCGGGTGCGGCAACGGTCGGCACGCCGAACTCCTCGCCGAGCGCGCCGACCGAGTGGTCGCGGCGGACGCGAGTCGCGGTCTGCTCGAAACCGCCCGAGAGCGCGCCGCCGAGCGGGGTTTCGACGCCGACCTCGTGCAGGCCGACGCGGCGCGACTTCCGCTCGGGGACGCGACGGTCGAACTGGCGGTCTACGTCGCCACGCTCCACCACCTGCCGAGTAGAGACGCCCGGGTCGGGAGTCTGGACGAACTCGCGCGGGTCCTCGCGCCCGAGGGCCGGGCGCTCGTCAGCGCGTGGAGTACCGCCCACGACCGGTTCGACGAGAGCGAGGGATTCGACACGACTGTCGACTGGACGCTTCCCGGCGGCGAGACGGTCGAACGGTTCTACCACATCTACTCGCCCGCGGAGTTCCGCGACGACGTGGCCGCCAGCGGCCTCGAACTCGCGGAGTTCGAGATTTCGAGCGGGAACTGCTACGGGGTCGTGCGCCCGGCCGGAGAGTGA
- a CDS encoding thioredoxin, with protein sequence MTKRETDTSASEGTTDGESRAETNRRDAPPATDSADALFDVLVEEGVLAVGDDGGVRTTDEFDDTHAIYHDSYVGVDDNEFHEAVAATFGLSDAAERDSSSGRPSADAEAAADLVAERGISRDEFAVYLAVRSHVESAERDSAESRSAEGASADGVNAADLAAMAGMVWEVVPDSPVPAELPDVTDDPESFLAGRDRRVVAVWKRFCDPCEAVKADLPTVLDAVPDGVRVAGADGEAAAEFCRTHGVESAPGFVLADGDDRRTVCESDADAVAERVASFF encoded by the coding sequence ATGACGAAACGAGAGACCGATACCTCGGCGTCTGAGGGCACGACGGACGGCGAATCGAGAGCGGAGACGAACCGGCGAGACGCGCCACCGGCGACCGACTCGGCGGACGCCCTCTTCGACGTGCTGGTCGAGGAAGGCGTGCTGGCGGTCGGCGACGACGGCGGCGTCCGGACGACCGACGAGTTCGACGACACGCACGCCATCTACCACGACTCCTACGTGGGCGTGGACGACAACGAGTTCCACGAGGCGGTGGCCGCGACCTTCGGCCTGTCGGACGCCGCCGAGCGAGACTCGTCGAGCGGTCGGCCGTCGGCCGACGCCGAGGCCGCGGCAGACCTCGTCGCCGAGCGAGGCATCTCGCGCGACGAGTTCGCGGTCTACCTCGCGGTCCGGTCGCACGTCGAGAGCGCGGAGCGCGACTCTGCGGAGTCGCGTTCCGCGGAGGGTGCGAGCGCCGACGGGGTGAACGCCGCCGACCTCGCCGCGATGGCGGGGATGGTCTGGGAGGTGGTGCCGGACTCGCCGGTGCCGGCCGAACTCCCGGACGTGACCGACGACCCCGAGTCGTTCCTCGCGGGGCGCGACCGCAGGGTAGTCGCCGTCTGGAAGCGCTTCTGCGACCCGTGCGAGGCGGTCAAGGCCGACCTGCCGACCGTCCTCGACGCGGTGCCCGACGGCGTCCGGGTCGCCGGCGCGGACGGGGAAGCGGCCGCCGAGTTCTGCCGGACGCACGGCGTCGAGTCCGCGCCGGGGTTCGTCCTCGCCGACGGCGACGACCGCCGAACCGTCTGCGAGAGCGACGCCGACGCGGTGGCCGAGCGGGTGGCGTCGTTCTTTTGA
- a CDS encoding ABC transporter ATP-binding protein, with protein sequence MSLLELRDVDAFYGESHILRDVTLSVEEGEVCSLLGRNGAGKTTTLRAVSGARPPAVRDGRVRFKGEDITAMDPEDISARGLSLVPEERRVFPNLTVAENLHLAEVSENRSNTVGRSLGSVQVEHVGMTTEEVYDEFERLRERKSQKAGTLSGGEQQMLAIARALKQNTDLLLLDEPYEGLAPQIIADVEDAIRRISESGTTILLVEQNAIAAMDIADRCYVIDQGSIVFEGTAGALREDDETRDRYLGV encoded by the coding sequence GTGAGCCTGCTCGAACTGCGGGACGTGGACGCCTTCTACGGTGAGAGCCACATCCTCCGAGACGTGACGCTGAGCGTCGAGGAGGGCGAGGTCTGCTCGCTGCTCGGGCGCAACGGCGCGGGCAAGACCACGACGCTCCGGGCCGTCTCGGGGGCGCGCCCGCCGGCGGTCCGCGACGGCCGGGTTCGGTTCAAGGGCGAGGACATCACCGCGATGGACCCCGAGGACATCTCGGCGCGGGGCCTCTCGCTGGTGCCCGAAGAGCGGCGGGTCTTCCCGAACCTCACGGTCGCCGAGAACCTCCACCTCGCCGAGGTGTCGGAGAACCGCTCGAACACGGTCGGGCGGTCGCTCGGGAGTGTCCAAGTCGAACACGTCGGGATGACGACCGAGGAGGTGTACGACGAGTTCGAGCGACTCCGCGAGCGCAAGTCCCAGAAGGCCGGGACGCTCTCGGGGGGCGAACAGCAGATGCTCGCCATCGCGCGGGCACTCAAGCAGAACACCGACCTGCTGTTGCTCGACGAACCGTACGAGGGGCTAGCGCCCCAGATTATCGCCGACGTGGAGGACGCCATCCGGCGCATCAGCGAGTCGGGCACCACGATTCTGCTGGTCGAGCAGAACGCAATCGCGGCGATGGACATCGCCGACCGGTGTTACGTCATCGACCAAGGGAGCATCGTCTTCGAAGGAACTGCGGGAGCGCTACGCGAGGATGACGAAACGAGAGACCGATACCTCGGCGTCTGA